The Panicum hallii strain FIL2 chromosome 9, PHallii_v3.1, whole genome shotgun sequence genome has a window encoding:
- the LOC112877008 gene encoding MADS-box transcription factor 14 isoform X1 has translation MGRGKVQLKRIENKINRQVTFSKRRAGLLKKAHEISVLCDAEVALIIFSTKGKLYEYATDSCMDKILERYERYSYAEKVLISAESETQGNWCHEYRKLKAKVETIQKCQKHLMGEDLETLNLKELQQLEQQLESSLKHIRSRKSQLMMESISELQRKEKSLQEENKVLQKKLAEKQKAQRQQAQWDQTQQQTSSSSSSFMMREAPPATNISSYPVAAGGRVEGPAAQPPQARIGLPPWMLSHISS, from the exons atggggcGCGGGAAGGTGCAGCTGAAGCGGATCGAGAACAAGATCAACCGCCAGGTGACCTTCTCCAAGCGCCGCGCGGGGCTGCTCAAGAAGGCGCACGAGATCTCCGTGCTCTGCGACGCGGAGGTCGCGCTCATCATCTTCTCCACCAAGGGGAAGCTCTACGAGTACGCCACCGATTCATG TATGGACAAAATTCTTGAACGGTATGAACGCTACTCCTATGCAGAAAAGGTTCTCATTTCAGCAGAATCTGAAACTCAG GGCAACTGGTGCCACGAATATAGAAAGCTAAAGGCGAAGGTTGAGACGATACAGAAATGTCAAAA GCACCTCATGGGAGAGGATCTTGAAACTCTGAATCTCAAGGAGCTTCAGCAACTAGAGCAGCAGCTAGAGAGTTCACTGAAACATATCAGATCCAGAAAG AGCCAGCTTATGATGGAGTCAATTTCAGAGCTTCAGCGGAAG GAGAAGTCGCTGCAGGAGGAGAACAAGGTTCTGCAGAAGAAG CTCGCAGAGAAGCAGAAAGCCCAGCGGCAGCAAGCGCAATGGGACCAGACTCAACAACAAACCAGCTCGTCTTCCTCGTCCTTCATGATGAGAGAAGCTCCCCCAGCAACAAATATCAG CAGCTACCCTGTGGCAGCAGGCGGGAGGGTGGAGGGGCCAGCAGCGCAGCCGCCGCAGGCTCGCATTGGGCTGCCACCGTGGATGCTTAGCCACATCAGCAGCTGA
- the LOC112877008 gene encoding MADS-box transcription factor 14 isoform X2, whose protein sequence is MGRGKVQLKRIENKINRQVTFSKRRAGLLKKAHEISVLCDAEVALIIFSTKGKLYEYATDSCMDKILERYERYSYAEKVLISAESETQGNWCHEYRKLKAKVETIQKCQKHLMGEDLETLNLKELQQLEQQLESSLKHIRSRKSQLMMESISELQRKEKSLQEENKVLQKKLAEKQKAQRQQAQWDQTQQQTSSSSSSFMMREAPPATNISYPVAAGGRVEGPAAQPPQARIGLPPWMLSHISS, encoded by the exons atggggcGCGGGAAGGTGCAGCTGAAGCGGATCGAGAACAAGATCAACCGCCAGGTGACCTTCTCCAAGCGCCGCGCGGGGCTGCTCAAGAAGGCGCACGAGATCTCCGTGCTCTGCGACGCGGAGGTCGCGCTCATCATCTTCTCCACCAAGGGGAAGCTCTACGAGTACGCCACCGATTCATG TATGGACAAAATTCTTGAACGGTATGAACGCTACTCCTATGCAGAAAAGGTTCTCATTTCAGCAGAATCTGAAACTCAG GGCAACTGGTGCCACGAATATAGAAAGCTAAAGGCGAAGGTTGAGACGATACAGAAATGTCAAAA GCACCTCATGGGAGAGGATCTTGAAACTCTGAATCTCAAGGAGCTTCAGCAACTAGAGCAGCAGCTAGAGAGTTCACTGAAACATATCAGATCCAGAAAG AGCCAGCTTATGATGGAGTCAATTTCAGAGCTTCAGCGGAAG GAGAAGTCGCTGCAGGAGGAGAACAAGGTTCTGCAGAAGAAG CTCGCAGAGAAGCAGAAAGCCCAGCGGCAGCAAGCGCAATGGGACCAGACTCAACAACAAACCAGCTCGTCTTCCTCGTCCTTCATGATGAGAGAAGCTCCCCCAGCAACAAATATCAG CTACCCTGTGGCAGCAGGCGGGAGGGTGGAGGGGCCAGCAGCGCAGCCGCCGCAGGCTCGCATTGGGCTGCCACCGTGGATGCTTAGCCACATCAGCAGCTGA
- the LOC112877002 gene encoding uncharacterized protein LOC112877002, translating to MSWGRSSSFSPYQGPTRSSARRCPAPKPAPCTVVVIDEEDDGDDSSDGEVFIIDGAAAAAPRCRARKGIGVSGNVINIDDDEDVDGGTGWEKAGASTSRAQSGSPASMTPGRGSPGNRYGLDSTSDSSESDLSDGWDSATDHGGSSDCEILDDTAGTAREMWETAASRKKMPHGVHEREDGRTTAFASFAWSEGLFGVGCNLDETIFSAAWKDDSQSNTSGTKEGLKHPQSSTRGANDGRGSYRNSGAKDVPSEYACKGGVQNNNGGTKDDRGPASPPNVKECSNGEEGVVPEKTSEGFESPCPDETFVQNFVSANRVCRGSCSADSKDGSPPMSVSTPEKIDEKIPGGAYSQKDQSPLEAYNNTDTYSAQFASVQDASLIGDREKHKESIEFKRAAEEEWASRQRQLQIQAEEAKKLRKRKKAEAQRLLDMEKRQKQRLQEVRESQRKNEEAIQLKEQYRGVVRKELEDMERRHWDMTSILRALGIPVEGGEVKAYKQALLKFHPDRVSRNDIYQQVKAEETFKFISRLKEKLPRFS from the exons ATGTCGTGGGGGCGGTCCAGCAGCTTCAGCCCCTACCAGGGGCCCACCCGGTCGTCGGCGCGGAGGTGCCCCGCGCCGAAGCCCGCGCCTTGCACCGTGGTGGTCATCGATGAggaggacgacggcgacgacTCCTCAGACGGGGAGGTTTTCATAATTGATGgtgcagcggcagcggcgcctAGGTGTCGGGCCAGGAAAGGGATCGGCGTGTCTGGTAATGTGATCAACATAGATGACGATGAAGACGTGGATGGGGGCACTGGATGGGAGAAAGCAGGCGCCAGCACATCCCGTGCGCAGTCTGGGTCGCCAGCATCGATGACACCAGGGCGAGGTTCTCCGGGGAACAGATACGGGTTGGACAGCACATCAGACAGCTCCGAGAGCGATTTGTCTGATGGGTGGGACTCTGCAACCGATCATGGCGGCAGCTCGGATTGCGAGATTCTGGACGACACGGCTGGGACTGCCCGTGAGATGTGGGAGACGGCTGCTTCAAGGAAGAAGATGCCTCATGGTGTCCATGAGCGTGAGGATGGTAGGACTACTGCATTCGCATCATTTGCGTGGTCGGAGGGTCTCTTTGGTGTGGGATGCAATCTAGATGAGACTATTTTTAGTGCTGCATGGAAGGATGACTCACAAAGTAATACTAGTGGTACAAAGGAAGGCCTTAAACATCCTCAAAGTAGTACCAGAGGAGCGAATGATGGCCGTGGCTCTTATAGAAATAGCGGTGCCAAGGATGTCCCTTCAGAATATGCTTGTAAGGGAGGTGTGCAAAATAATAATGGGGGCACAAAGGATGACCGTGGCCCTGCTTCACCGCCAAATGTCAAGGAATGTTCGAATGGAGAAGAAGGGGTTGTTCCTGAAAAAACTTCAGAAGGGTTTGAATCCCCTTGCCCGGATGAAACTTTCGTCCAAAATTTTGTCTCTGCAAATAGGGTGTGTCGGGGAAGCTGCTCAGCAGATTCGAAAGATGGAAGTCCTCCAATGTCTGTCAGTACTCCTGAAAAGATTGATGAGAAAATACCTGGAGGTGCATATTCACAAAAGGACCAGTCACCACTGGAAGCTTACAATAACACAGATACGTATTCTGCACAATTTGCTTCGGTTCAAGATGCTTCCTTGATTGGTGATCGTGAAAAACACAAAGAATCTATTGAGTTCAAACGGGCAgcagaggaggagtgggcatCCAGACAGCGGCAATTACAAATACAG GCTGAGGAAGCAAAGAAATTGCGAAAGAGAAAGAAAGCTGAAGCTCAACGGTTGCTTGACATGGAGAAGAGACAAAAGCAAAGATTGCAAGAAGTCCGTGAATCACAGAGAAAG AATGAAGAAGCGATACAGCTAAAGGAGCAGTATCGGGGTGTAGTGAGAAAGGAACTTGAAGATATGGAAAGGAGACATTGGGATATGACTTCAATATTGCGTGCTCTAGGCATCCCTGTTGAAGGTGGTGAG GTTAAAGCCTATAAGCAAGCACTTCTGAAATTCCATCCAGATAGGGTATCAAGAAATGATATTTATCAACAGGTCAAAGCAGAGGAGACATTCAAGTTCATTTCACGCCTTAAGGAGAAGCTGCCGCGGTTCTCCTAA
- the LOC112877005 gene encoding senescence-specific cysteine protease SAG39-like, whose translation MTMSRLILAAVLVAASVRAAAPRALAARELAAGEDDAAAMALRHEAWMAEHGRAYRDEAEKARRLEIFRANARLIDSFNAAAGKHGHRLATNRFADLTDEEFRASRTGYRRPAPAAGSRAGRFRYENVSLADAPQSVDWRAMGAVTGVKDQGDCGCCWAFSAVAAVEGLNKIRTGRLVSLSEQELVDCDVYGEDQGCEGGLMDDAFQFIARRGGLASESGYPYNGEDGSCRSSAAAASRAASIRGHEDVPRNNEAALAAAVAHQPVSVAINGADPAFRFYAGGVLGGGGCGTELNHAVTAVGYGTAGDGTRYWVMKNSWGASWGEGGYVRIRRGVRGEGVCGLAKLPSYPV comes from the exons ATGACCATGTCGCGGCtcatcctcgccgccgttctcgtCGCGGCCAGCGTGCGCGCGGCCGCTCCCCGCGCGCTCGCGGCGCGCGAGCTGGCCGCCGGGGAGGATGACGCCGCCGCGATGGCGCTGCGGCACGAGGCGTGGATGGCGGAGCACGGGCGCGCGTACAGGGACGAGGCGGAGAAGGCGCGGCGGCTGGAGATATTCCGGGCCAACGCGAGACTGATCGACTCGTTCAACGCCGCGGCCGGGAAGCACGGCCACCGGCTGGCCACGAACAGGTTCGCCGACCTCACCGACGAGGAGTTCCGCGCCTCCAGGACCGGGTACCGGCGcccggcgccggccgccgggaGCCGCGCCGGCCGGTTCAGGTACGAGAACGTCAGCCTGGCGGACGCGCCGCAGAGCGTGGACTGGCGGGCCATGGGCGCCGTTACCGGCGTCAAGGACCAAGGAGACTGTG GCTGTTGCTGGGCGTtctcggcggtggcggcggtggaagGGCTGAACAAGATCCGGACGGGGCGTCTGGTGTCGCTGTCggagcaggagctggtggactGTGACGTCTACGGCGAGGACCAGGGCTGCGAGGGCGGCCTCATGGACGACGCCTTCCAGTTCatcgcgcggcgcggcgggctgGCCTCGGAGTCGGGGTACCCGTACAACGGCGAGGACGGGTCCTGCCGCtcgtcggccgccgccgcctcgcgggCCGCGTCCATCCGGGGCCACGAGGACGTGCCCCGCAACAACGAAGCGGCGctcgcggcggccgtggcgcacCAGCCGGTGTCCGTGGCCATCAACGGCGCGGACCCCGCGTTCCGGTTCTACGCCGGCGGCGTGCtggggggcggcggctgcggcacgGAGCTGAACCACGCCGTCACGGCCGTCGGGTACggcacggccggcgacggcaCACGGTACTGGGTGATGAAGAACTCGTGGGGCGCGTCGTGGGGCGAGGGCGGCTACGTCCGCATCCGCCGCGGCGTCCGCGGGGAGGGCGTCTGCGGCCTCGCCAAGCTGCCGTCCTACCCCGTCTAG